The following proteins come from a genomic window of Pseudochaenichthys georgianus chromosome 17, fPseGeo1.2, whole genome shotgun sequence:
- the LOC117462313 gene encoding tensin-3-like isoform X2 yields the protein MMEEGYELDLTYITERIIAVSFPRGCTEEIYSHNLKDVTRMLKCKHADNYLTLDTGWPDMHAPPLDKICTICKAMESWLNADPLHVVVIHCRGGKGRIGVVISSFVHFTDISASADQALDRFAMRKYYDDKVSALMTPSQKRYVWILNSLLSGSIKINASPLFLHCVILHGIPNFDATGVCRPYIKVYQGMQAVYSSGIYHIGPGHRDRVCITLEPAQLLKGDIMIKCYHKSAVTSEREVIFRVQFHTGAVQGYNLMFEKEDMETANKDPRFADYGKVELVFSEGPEKIPGADRWQNGADVIVDYNTADPLIRWDSYQNICDVEAPRSQGLTQDKAANKRSPSGGEATLGRGARTTSATSSPDHSDHALSVSSDSGLSSTSLWADRPTPVPAINTNTITIRPNHGPSQQEKVQLKRLLSGFGLEETSLEEMGDQGPRVGIQQIVPAQVHINGITRPRERETDILDDEVITGHDLHSVDSLGTLSSSCHKSSQNSLLSDGFGSPGGEEQHNQIQHHLHHHPAPPHMEEYERAYAETKRGCLNTRSNTVASANPSGAPMPKQHVYRQGSYSTQSWVRQQQMVAAQQFIYMPEDGNETERYQGNKQGSSSPKAGLPTEKQAPTRDMATALRNTEPHKEQATMNNNNNNKRDEEFKSLTIDIDNSIDQLNQLIMDLDPTFMPKSNNAGSIKRNGGTPTGGSVSKCMNGIDLRFNDNTTATVKNTQLTAVQSSEVRGGVTRSLSRQESEVTDHPVFCNSGWGVTEEYRGQRTYSPCVPQSQHPLLYRNDSTDYRAQGPDMDSGVEAGSDMTPPTPAFPISPPTPYVKSMSELNNLRQTPSPMQSYGVYRTENEPRGYPESISHVGGDSLTDPSINCHRTLSATHSASIVGTSLQWTDSSSAIQSWPEHPVLSRHSSLSSSYPANRQPPLHAMSVDYGHHSPPLHDPHIHPAPNAHSSPRSIQRSRMARYAHGRSPAQSFDEHDDLALGYVANCANTTSNLLGNGGMDLELLTSMDGQNQLQLPQMQPPLLPEKKRASDGDHSLGTSSPALSGFSSPHSGSSLSIPFPNVLPDLSAQTLGTASPLPDLLASKQVTVKFVQDTSKFWYKPDISRDQAISVLKDKEPGCFIVRDSHSFRGAYGLAMKVATPPPSVIQQTKKGGDLSDELVRHFLIECTQKGVRLKGCPNEPYFGSLTALVCQHSITPLALPCKLIIPDRDPLEDVVETNSQSVTNSAAELLKQGAACNVWYLGSVEMESLTGIQAVQKATSMSLSANPPPTSTVVHFKVSSQGITLTDNQRKLFFRRHYNVNTVIFCALDPQDRKWKRDGCTSAKIFGFVARKSGTSMDNVCHLFAENDPEQPASAIVNFVSKVMIGSQKSK from the exons ATGATGGAGGAGGGATATGAACTCGACCTGACGTACATCACAGAGCGCATCATTGCCGTGTCCTTCCCCCGGGGTTGCACAGAGGAGATCTACTCTCACAATCTGAAGGATGTCACACGAATGCTCAAGTGCAAGCATGCCGATAATTACCTG ACTCTGGATACAGGCTGGCCTGACATGCACGCTCCACCCCTGGATAAGATCTGCACCATCTGTAAGGCCATGGAGAGCTGGCTCAATGCTGACCCCCTTCATGTGGTGGTGATACACTGCAGG GGCGGCAAGGGTCGAATCGGTGTTGTCATCTCATCCTTTGTGCATTTCACCGACATATCAGCCAG TGCTGATCAGGCATTGGACCGCTTTGCGATGAGGAAATACTACGATGATAAGGTCTCAGCTTTGATGACACCCTCGCAGAAACG GTATGTTTGGATCCTCAACAGTCTTCTAAGTGGATCCATAAAGATCAATGCCTCACCCTTGTTCCTACACTGCGTCATTCTTCACGGGATCCCAAACTTCGACGCCACTGGAG TTTGTCGTCCCTACATCAAGGTTTACCAGGGAATGCAAGCAGTGTATTCATCTGGAATCTA TCACATTGGTCCGGGCCACAGAGACCGTGTATGCATCACCCTGGAGCCTGCCCAGCTTCTAAAAGGAGACATTATG ATTAAATGCTATCACAAGAGTGCCGTCACCTCAGAACGTGAAGTTATTTTCCGGGTGCAGTTCCACACGGGAGCAGTGCAGGGCTACAACCTGATGTTTGAAAAGGAGGACATGGAGACTGCCAACAAAG ATCCCAGATTTGCAGATTATGGTAAAGTGGAGCTGGTCTTCTCTGAGGGACCAGAGAAAATCCCAG GTGCCGACAGGTGGCAGAATGGGGCGGATGTTATTGTGGACTACAACACAGCAGATCCTCTAATCCGCTGGGACTCCTACCAGAACATCTGTGATGTTGAAG CACCACGATCTCAAGGCCTAACCCAGGACAAGGCGGCTAACAAGAGGAGCCCCAGCGGAGGAGAGGCGACACTGGGCAGAGGGGCCCGCACGACCTCCGCCACCTCCAGCCCCGACCACAGCGACCACGCCCTCTCCGTCAGCAGTGACTCGGGCCTGTCTAGCACTTCCCTGTGGGCGGACAGACCCACACCTGTACCTGCCATCAACACCAACACCATCACCATCAGGCCTAACCACGGCCCCAGCCAGCAGGAAAAGGTCCAGCTGAAGCGCCTTTTGAGCGGCTTTGGTCTCGAGGAAACCTCACTGGAGGAGATGGGGGATCAAGGCCCCAGAGTGGGCATCCAGCAGATAGTCCCGGCGCAGGTGCACATAAACGGAATCACCAGACCCAGAGAGAGGGAAACGGACATCCTGGATGATGAGGTCATTACAGGTCACGATCTGCACAGTGTGGACAGTTTAGGGACCTTGTCGTCCTCCTGCCACAAGAGCAGCCAGaactccctcctgtcagatggttTCGGGAGTCCCGGAGGAGAGGAGCAGCACAACCAAATCCAGCATCATCTCCACCACCACCCTGCACCCCCCCACATGGAGGAGTATGAGAGAGCCTATGCTGAGACTAAAAGGGGATGCTTGAACACCAGGAGCAACACTGTGGCCTCCGCAAATCCCAGCGGGGCTCCAATGCCCAAGCAGCACGTCTACAGACAGGGAAGTTATTCCACTCAGTCCTGGGTTCGCCAGCAGCAGATGGTTGCTGCACAACAGTTTATCTACATGCCCGAGGATGGAAACGAAACGGAAAGATACCAAGGGAACAAGCAAGGGAGCAGTTCACCCAAAGCAGGCCTGCCAACTGAAAAACAGGCCCCTACTAGGGACATGGCGACTGCTCTGAGAAACACTGAGCCACACAAGGAGCAAGCTACGatgaacaataacaacaacaacaaacgcgATGAGGAGTTCAAATCTCTAACGATAGACATTGACAACTCCATCGACCAGCTCAACCAACTGATCATGGACCTGGATCCCACATTTATGCCAAAATCGAACAATGCAGGCTCCATAAAGAGGAACGGTGGGACGCCAACAGGCGGCTCCGTGTCCAAATGCATGAATGGCATCGATCTCAGGTTCAACGATAACACCACGGCAACCGTGAAAAACACACAGCTGACAG CTGTCCAGTCCAGTGAGGTGCGGGGGGGCGTCACGCGGAGTCTGAGTCGCCAAGAAAGTGAAGTCACGGATCACCCAGTGTTCTGTAACTCGGGGTGGGGCGTGACAGAGGAGTACCGGGGCCAGCGGACGTACTCCCCCTGTGTGCCACAGTCCCAG CACCCACTGTTGTACAGGAATGACAGTACTGACTACAGGGCCCAGGGCCCAGACATGGACAGCGGGGTAGAGGCAGGAAGTGACATGACTCCACCCACTCCTGCATTCCCTATCTCTCCGCCAACACCTTATG TGAAAAGTATGTCGGAATTGAACAATCTCAGGCAAACACCATCTCCCATGCAGTCTTATGGAGTCTACAGAACAGAAAACG AACCCCGGGGATACCCAGAGAGTATCAGTCACGTTGGAGGCGACAGTTTAACAGACCCCTCCATCAACTGCCACCGGACGCTAAGTGCCACGCACTCTGCCTCTATTGTTGGGACCAGCCTTCAGTGGACAGACAG TTCATCCGCGATCCAGTCCTGGCCAGAGCATCCCGTCCTGAGCCGCCACTCGTCTCTGAGCAGCAGCTACCCCGCCAACAGACAACCACCACTGCACGCCATGTCGGTGGACTATGGTCACCACTCTCCCCCCCTGCACGACCCCCACATCCACCCTGCCCCCAACGCCCACAGCTCCCCTCGAAGCATCCAGCGAAGCCGCATGGCTCGCTATGCTCACGGCCGCAGTCCAGCTCAGAGCTTTGACGAGCACGATGACTTGGCTCTCGGCTATGTTGCGAACTGTGCAAACACCACCTCTAATCTGCTAGGAAACGGAGGCATGGACTTGGAACTTTTGACCTCCATGGATGGGCAAAATCAGTTACAGCTGCCCCAGATGCAGCCTCCACTTCTGCCTGAGAAGAAGAGGGCGTCAGATGGGGACCATTCGCTGGGAACATCTTCTCCAGCCCTCAGTGGGTTCTCCAGTCCCCACAGTGGGAGCTCCCTGAGTATTCCCTTCCCAAATGTTTTGCCTGACCTCTCTGCTCAGACGCTGGGCACAGCCTCACCTCTGCCAG ATCTACTGGCCAGCAAGCAGGTTACTGTAAAATTTGTGCAGGACACATCCAAATTCTGGTACAAGCCAGATATCTCAAGGGATCAAG CCATTTCAGTCTTGAAGGACAAGGAGCCTGGTTGCTTCATTGTTCGAGACAGCCATTCCTTCAGAGGGGCTTATGGACTAGCTATGAAGGTCGCTACCCCCCCACCCTCAGTTATCCAACAGACCAAGAAAG GAGGCGATCTATCCGATGAATTAGTACGCCACTTCCTGATTGAGTGTACACAGAAAGGTGTGCGGCTGAAGGGCTGCCCCAATGAGCCTTATTTTG GAAGCTTAACAGCGCTAGTCTGCCAACATTCAATCACCCCCTTGGCCCTGCCCTGCAAACTTATCATTCCTGACAGAG ATCCACTTGAAGATGTTGTGGAGACTAACTCACAATCTGTCACCAACTCTGCGGCTGAGCTGCTAAAACAGGGAGCAG CCTGTAATGTGTGGTACCTCGGGTCCGTGGAGATGGAGTCACTCACAGGCATCCAGGCGGTGCAGAAAGCCACCAGTATGTCCCTGAGCGCCAACCCTCCACCAACCTCCACCGTTGTTCACTTCAAGGTGTCTTCCCAGGGAATCACCCTCACTGACAACCAGAGGAA GCTGTTCTTCAGGAGGCATTACAATGTGAATACGGTCATATTTTGTGCATTGGACCCTCAAGATAGAAA GTGGAAAAGAGATGGCTGCACTTCAGCAAA GATTTTTGGCTTTGTGGCGAGGAAATCTGGCACTTCCATGGACAATGTATGTCATCTGTTTGCAGAGAATGACCCTGAGCAGCCAGCAAGCGCCATCGTCAACTTTGTTTCCAAGGTGATGATTGGCTCGCAGAAGAGTAAGTAG